One region of Brassica napus cultivar Da-Ae chromosome A10, Da-Ae, whole genome shotgun sequence genomic DNA includes:
- the LOC106372174 gene encoding rhamnogalacturonan I rhamnosyltransferase 1-like has translation MCKMEKSLYHRKLWEIKVRLLGDNSKAEKLRNSFASRSPTSLWMIRVVSVLLLWSCFVHLMALGDMWGPRLFNGWPSCFNQRGLSTALEMKSLPPKIALPPKRVYQNNGYLMVSCNGGLNQMRAAICDMVTVARYMNVTLIVPELDKTSFWNDPSEFKDIFDVDHFISSLRDEVRILKELPPRVKKRVELGMYHEMPPISWSNMSYYQNQILPLVKKHKVLHLNKTDSRLANNGLPVEVQKLRCRVNFNGLKFTPQIEELGRRVVNILREKGPFLVLHLRYEMDMLAFSGCSHGCNPEEEEELTRMRYAYPWWKEKVINSEEKRKEGLCPLTPEETALTLTALGIDRNVQIYIAAGEIYGGERRMKALTDAFPNVVRKETILESSDLDFCRNHSSQMAALDYLVAVESDIFVPTNDGNMARVVEGHRRFLGFKKTIQLNRKFLVKLIDEYTEGLLTWDVFSSMVKAFHSTRMGSPKRRLLIPNKPKEEDYFYSNPQECLQLLDEPLRVI, from the exons TGATTCGGGTTGTTTCTGTGTTGCTTCTCTGGAGTTGTTTCGTTCATTTGATGGCTTTGGGAGATATGTGGGGACCGAGACTATTCAATGGTTGGCCTTCTTGTTTCAATCAACGTGGTTTGTCCACGGCGTTGGAGATGAAGTCTCTCCCTCCTAAAATCGCGCTTCCTCCTAAAA GGGTGTATCAGAACAATGGTTATCTTATGGTTTCTTGCAATGGAGGACTCAATCAAATGCGAGCAGCT ATATGCGATATGGTTACTGTTGCACGATACATGAATGTTACTCTTATTGTGCCTGAGCTTGACAAGACCTCCTTTTGGAACGATCCAAG TGAGTTTAAAGACATTTTCGATGTGGATCACTTCATATCTTCGTTAAGAGATGAAGTTCGTATACTTAAAGAGTTGCCTCCAAGGGTCAAGAAGAGAGTTGAGCTTGGAATGTACCACGAAATGCCTCCTATTAGTTGGTCAAACATGTCTTACTACCAAAACCAG ATTCTTCCACTGGTGAAGAAGCATAAGGTCTTGCATCTGAACAAAACCGACTCCAGACTCGCTAATAATGGACTGCCTGTGGAGGTTCAGAAGCTGAGGTGCCGAGTGAATTTCAACGGCCTTAAGTTTACTCCTCAGATTGAAGAACTAGGGAGACGAGTAGTCAATATCCTGAGAGAGAAAGGTCCCTTTCTCGTCTTGCATCTCAGATATGAGATGGATATGTTAGCGTTTTCCGGGTGCTCACATGGTTGCAAccccgaggaagaagaagaattaaCAAGAATGAG ATATGCTTATCCATGGTGGAAAGAGAAAGTCATCAACTCTGAGGAGAAGAGGAAAGAAGGCCTTTGCCCTTTAACTCCAGAGGAAACTGCTCTCACGCTGACCGCCTTGGGTATTGACCGTAACGTTCAAATATACATAGCTGCTGGAGAAATCTACGGTGGTGAAAGGCGGATGAAGGCTTTAACAGACGCTTTTCCAAATGTG GTCCGGAAAGAAACCATACTAGAATCTTCTGATCTTGATTTTTGCCGGAACCATTCATCTCAAATGGCTGCACTGGATTACCTAGTTGCTGTTGAGAGCGATATATTTGTTCCAACCAATGATGGGAACATGGCAAGAGTCGTTGAAGGTCATCGCAG GTTCTTGGGATTTAAGAAGACAATTCAGCTGAATAGGAAGTTTCTAGTTAAGCTGATAGATGAATACACCGAAGGATTGTTGACTTGGGATGTGTTCTCATCCATGGTGAAGGCCTTTCACTCTACTCGAATGGGAAGTCCGAAGAGACGGTTATTGATTCCGAATAAACCCAAGGAAGAAGACTACTTCTACTCCAACCCGCAAGAATGTCTGCAGCTGTTAGATGAACCACTGAGAGTCATTTGA